The Acutalibacter muris genomic sequence ACGGCGATGACCAGCAGAAGGGATAATGATACTTGCGTCCAGTCCTAAAGCCGAGCGTGACCCGTCGCAGCAAAGGAGGGCGCCCTGCGGAGATCCCGCAGGTGGTGAGATTCCAATGAGGTTAAATGCATAGCCGGGAGGTGTGTTCCCTGTCCAGGGAAGTTGAGAACAAATATGGACAAGCAAAACGATTGATAGGATAACGTGGCCGTCCGTTTTGGGCGGCCACTTCATTATATAAAAGTTTAATTTGTCAGATCAGCGTTGCAGGATGGAGCAAAAAGATATGTCTGAAGTGAAAACTCTGGCCATTTTCGCTGGATGTATCTGAACTCTTGTGGTATTGTTGGTGGTGCCGAAAGGCAAAAATTTAAAGAAAGGGATGGTGCAAATGACTGTAACCGACATCAGCCGTGAACCGCAGAAACCTGAAATTATCCGGTTTGCAGCTTACTGCCGGGTATCCAGTAAGTCTGCCGACCAACTACACTCCTTTGCCGCTCAGATTCGCTACTACAAGGATTACGAGTGCAAGAATCCGCAATACAAGCTAGTGGACGTGTACGCTGACGAGGGCTTGAGCGGCACGGACATGAAAAAGCGCGATGAACAGAACCGGCTCATCCGTGACTGTAAGCTGGGAAAAATCGACCGGATAATCACAAAATCGGTATCGCGGTTCGCCCGGAACACGCAGGAGTTACTGGTGGCCCTGCGCACCCTCAAGGAGTTGGGCGTGAGCATCTACTTCGAGGAACAAGGCATCGACAGCGACAAGATGAACATGGAAATGCTGGTGACTTTCCCCGGCATGGCTGCCCAGCAAGAAAGCGTGAACATTTCCGACCACCTTCGAAGGAGTTATCAAATGCGCATGGAGTCCGGGGAGTTTAACTGTAATGCTCCTGCTTATGGCTTCGAGATAGTGGATGGTCAGATGGTTGTCAAAGAGGATGAGGCGGCTGTGATTCGCCGCATTTTTGACCTTTACCTGCAAGGCGTGGGAAAGCAAAACATTGCGAATATCCTCAATGCAGAAGGAGTTCCACGGCGATATGGACAGAAAAAATGGCACCACACTACGGTTGACTATGTGGTCAAAAACGAACGGTATATGGGCGATGCACTCCTGCAAAAGGAGTACACTACGGATACGGTGCCCTTCCGCAAAAAGCGCAATCATGGAGAAAAAGTTCAATACTACGTGGAAAACAGTAATCCCGCCATCGTCAGCCGGGAAGTTTTCCAAGCAGCACAAAGGTTGCAGGAATCCAGAATTACGACCACAAGTCGCGAAAACAACTCAATTTTGTCTGGTATCCTGCGCTGCCCCGACTGCGGGAGCACCTTCCGCCGACAGCTACTGCGCGGAACCATGTACTGGATGTGCAGTGATAAAGCAGCAGGTGCGACAAACTGCCAAAGCAGGCGTGTGCGAGAAAACGCCGTTTACGACACCTTCTGCTTGATGGTGGACAAGCTGGCCTCCCACCGGCAAGACCTGCTGGGCACGATTATCCATCAACTGGAGGTGATGCAGAATCGTGGCAGCGAAAACCAGGAGAGAATACGCCAGATTGACAAACAGATAGCGGATTTGAGCGCACAGAATCTGGTAGTTGCCCGGCTCCATACCAATGGAGTTCTGAACGCTACCGACTTTGCCGCACAATCCTCGGTAATCAGCAATAAAATCAACGCCCTGCGGCTCGACCGCAAAAAGGCATTAGCTGAAGATGAGGACGATGAGTTGATATACACGATGAAATCGTTGGATGATACCCTGGCAGGATACGTACCGGGCGCAGTTTTTAGCCAAGCCTTGTTCGAGAAAATCGTGCAGAGCATCACGGTTGTGGACAACTCAAAACTGAACTTTCATCTCATTGGCGGGCTGGCACTCACCGAGCAGATTCCAGAGAATGCGAGGTGTCGCACTGCATGAAAAAGAGGAATATTCCGTTCGGGTATCAGTATCAGAACGGCATGATAACTACCCATCCGCAAGAGGTTGCTGTGCTGAATCGCATTTTTAGTGAGTACCAAAAAGGCTTGTCTCTGCTGGATATCGCTAACCAACTGAACGATGAAAATATCGAGTACCAGCCCGGCGTTACCGGCTGGAACAAATCCCGCATCATGCGCCTGATCGAGGATGAGCGATACACCGGCAAGGACAATTTTCCAGCAATTATTGATAAGGGAACGCACCAGGCCATAGTCGAGATGAAAGCCCACAAGAACACCCAGCACGGTACCGACCGCAGCTCTGAAATTTTCCATATAGATGTGTCGGTGATTTGCCCGGTTTGCGGTTCCAAAATGAACCGTAGGCATGACAGCCGGTTCAAGAAGTGCCAGCAGCGATGGATATGTTCAAATGCGGAGTGCCACATGGCAATTTACAAGGCAGACAGCGACCTGCTGGATGATATAACTGTACTGCTAAACCGGGTGATTGTCAATCCTGGGTTGGTGCAAATTCCACTTGTAGACGAGTCCATAAGTGTGCAGACTCTAAAAGCTGGAAATGAGATTGCGCGGACATTAGACACGCTCGATTACGATAAAAACACCTTGAGAGAAAAGATGTTGGAATGTGTGTCCTTGAAATATACAGACATTGATTCCGCTCCATATATAGCCCATAGGTTGAAAGCGACTCTTGCCGATGCGGAGCCGCTTTCAGCTTTTTCACTGGCACTTTTTAAGAGGACAGTTCAGACCTTCCGCCTCGAAAAAGACGGCACAGTAAGTATCACCTTAATAAACAATCAAACCATCAGAAAGGAAGATGAAGATGCAACCAACGACAGCTACTCCGCAGAAAGTAGTGCGGAAAATCCCGGCGAAAATCAACATAGCTGAAGAAATCAAACAGGCCCACCGGCAGCTCCGGGTGGCGGCTTATTGCCGTGTTTCCACCGCCCAGGAGGAGCAGTTAAACAGCTATGACGTGCAGGTAAGGTACTACACCGAGAAGATCAGAAGCGAGCCGAAATGGGCCTTTGTGGGCATTTTTGCGGACAGGGGGCTTTCCGGCACAAGCACCAAAAAGCGTGACGAGTTCAACAAGATGATAAAGCAATGTCGGCGCGGTAAAATCGACATGATTATCACGAAGTCCATCAGCCGGTTTGCGAGAAATACGGCTGACGTGCTGAAGTATGTGCGAATGCTGAAAGAGATTGGCGTGGACATCTTCTTCGAGGAACAGAACATCCACAGCACCCAGCCTGGGGCTGAATTTTATATCACGATTTACGGCAGCATCGCCCAAAGCGAATCGGAGAATATCAGCGCCAACGTCATCTGGGGCAAAAATCAAAGTGCGAAAGAGGGCAAGGTTGCTTTCCACTACAAAAACTTCCTCGGCTACCGCAGGGGCGAAGATGGCAAGCCCGAAATTGACCCCGAAGAAGCTAAGACCGTCAAGCTGATTTATGAGCGGTTCCTGGCCGGGGACAGCATGAGAGGGATCGTGGAAATGCTGGATAATATGGACGTTCCCATCCCTGGCGGCCAAGGAAAATGGCACCGCTCCACGATATGCTCGATCCTGCAAAATGAACGATACAAAGGCGATGCAATTATCAATAAAACCTACGTTGTGGATTGCTTGAGCAAGAAAGTCAAACGTAACGATGGTAAGGCCAGGCCCATGTACTTTGTGGAGAACAATCATCCCGCCATCATCGATCCTGCCACCTTCGGTCGAGCACAGGAAGAACTGGCGCGGCGTACCGGGAAACGGAAGGTCAAGCAAAAGGGCACTAAGACAGAGCAGGGCCGGTATTCCAGCAAGTATGCTTTGACAGAACTGCTGGTCTGTGGCGAGTGTGGTACCCCCTACCGCCGATGCACCTGGACGGTCAAGGGAGAAAAGAAACCAGTCTGGCGTTGCATCAACCGGCTGGACTTCGGCAAGAAATACTGCCACCATTCGCCCACGATGGAGGAAGGTGTACTGCAAGAGGCTGTCATGGCGGCGATCATGCGTATGGCGAAACAGAGTGCCGATGTGCTGGGCACTTTGAAACTTCACATCGGCATGGGGCTGAAGAATGATGATGGTGAGAATAATAGATTGGATATCCAGATAAGGATAGCAGAAATCGATGCGGAATTCAAGGCCATGCTCCAGGCCATAGCTACCGATACAGTTGAGGAATTCGATGAGCAGAGGGCAACAGCGCTCATGGCTGAGAAAAATAGCCTGGAGCAACAATTGGCTCAATATGACAATGCACAGCAGGAAAAGGAGAATGCAGAGTCCCGGCTGGATGAGATTTTTACTATTCTGGATGGGCTGGAAAACCACCCCATGGAATATGATGACAGACTGGTACGGCAGGTGCTGGAATGTGTGGTGGTGGAGTTGAAGGAGAAGATTAAGGTGATTTTTGCGGGAGGTCTGGAAGTTGAGCAGACGATACCAGTTTGATGTGAGGGTTCAGATACGCATACAGATTTGGCAAAAATATCTTTTTCGTCGTGGGTTCACAAAAGGAGACAAAAGCAATTTAGAGGCTTTTGCCTCCTTTTTTATGCTCTAAAGTTCTATTGCAGAAACAAAAAAGCGTGGATAGCGTCATAATCCACGCTTTTTTTGTTCTCATCTGTAAGAAACACCTAATAATCCACTAATAATCATGTTCAACAGAAGAAAAAGCGAAATTAATTACACTAATTTGTATGTTCTACTTGAAAATGCTCGAGCAATCCACTACAATGTAAGAAAGGAAGATAATCGTGAAGTTGTCCTCGTTAGAATCAAAAATCTTTGGCAAGGTATGTTATGGCTTTCGGCGTGACAAGAACAAGCGGATAGAAATAGTTGAGCAGGATGCGGAAATCGTGCGGGAGATGTTTGACCTTTGTCTGGAAGGCAAGAGTCTGGAAAAAATTCAGGAGCACTTACACAAGCAAGGAGTTCCTTCTCCATCTGGAAGAACGGTGTGGAGCCGTGATGTGCTAAATAAACTATTAAACAACTATAAGTACACGTTTGGTATTATTGACCACGCCACGTACTTTGCTGTAGAGGAAATGAAATCTAGTCGGTGTAGAAATCCAAATCGGAATATTGAGGATGATGAAGAATGGAATGAACAAGTCAGTCTGAACTGTTCTGGGTCCATGCTACAGTATGAACTGGGCTACTCAAAGTTGTTATCAAAAAATAAACAGAAAGGAACAAATCTTACTATGGAATGGGATAAATATCTAGGTGCAATAGCTTCAGCGCTTGCTATCTTAGGCGCACTTTTTGCGTGGATTAAATGGCTGTTCCACATCAAAACAAATTCTGAGGATTTAAGGAACCTTGCTTATCATGGGAACATAAAGGATTACATTAACTGCCAATACACCATTGAAGGATGGAATGGGAAAAGAGGAAAAATAGATAGGTTACTGCCGAAACTGCTATTTAAAAACCGTCAAGTGGGTATGGTGCTTGTGCTAGGAGAAAGTGGAGTAGGAAAATCGTTTTTATGTGTTAAAGCCTATCACCGTCTCATTTTGCGAACTGTGTTAAAACAACATCGTTTGAAGTATTTCAATGCCAGTGAGTTGGAAAATTTTGATAAGCTGAGAAATGATCCAAATGCAAAAAAACGATACTATTTTTAGATGGCCTTGACGAATATCATGAGTTTTTAAAACCACATAACACGCGGGAAACAGAAGATTTGTATTATAATTTGTATGGAGCCTTAGAACCTGTTTAGCATCTATTTAAGAGCAGACGAATAAAGGCAAGAGAAAACATTTGAAAAGAGTTCTGTAATTTACGTTCGCAGTTTTTCCAGAGTCTCCGACATTTGTCGAGCCAGGCAAAAGAGCGCTCCACAATCCAGCGCTTTGGCAGGACAGCAAAAGTATGGAGCTCGTTGCGCTTAACGACCTCAACCTCCGCACCAGAAAGATCCTTGATTGAGTTTGCAAATGTTTCTCCGGTGTAGCCTCCATCTGCCATAATCTTTTTGAGCGCAGACAGATGGTCGGTTACATCACAATAATAATCAACCATATCAATTGCGCCGGTTCGATCTGTTACATTGGCGGTCGTCACCATAATTGCGTGGGGTAGCCCCAAAATGTCCACGCCAATATGTAGTTTTATCCCAGATACTTTTTCCCCGCGTCATAGCCCTTTTCTTCTGCGGTATCAGCATTTTGAATGCTTTTGGAATCGACAATTATCATTGTTGTTTGTGCCTTGCGTCCGTTTTTTTCCCGCTCTGCTTCCACCAGTTTGCGTAAAACCCTGTCAAGAACACTGACTCCATTTTCATCTGGATTTGACCATATGTCGTAATGATACCGCACATTTTGCCATTTAGGGAAATCATGTGGGATGGCTCGCCATGTGCATCCTTCTTTCAACAGATACAAAACTGCACAAAATATGTCATACAGGTCGTAGCTTCTGGGATGTGTTAGCTTTTTGACTCTGGACAATTCCTCGCGTATTTCTTCAAATTGTTTCCGACTGATGTCACTTGGATAGCTTTTCCTCACCTGTCTTCCCCCCTCATCCCCTCTATTTTATCACTGGACCGGATGGTTGGCTAGATACTAAACAGGTTCTTAGATAAAGATGATATTTTGTTTCTTTCATTACTACATCACCTTTTATTCGGACATAAACAACCGACTTCCACTCGTTGCCGCAAGTCTTACATTTCCACCATACATTTTTCGGGATTTCTCATTTATCATATCCGGCGTAAGCGGAGGATTTTTGTCCGACCACTCACGCACAAGCTCCGGGCGCATAGCCGATAAACTGTTACTCATAATCAAACCTCAACCTCCTTTGCAATTACATTGTATTGGAAATCAAAGAAAACTTGTAGTTTGCGACCGGATACACCGTACAACGCAAAAAAAGACCTTGAAAGGTGTTGTCCTCTCAAGGTCTTAAATACAAAATTATGCGATTTTTTCACCTCTGCACGAAATCCTGCACCATTTGATGTAAGTTTGATGTAAAGATGTAATTTTCGGCGTTCTGCCAAGTCCCGCAACCCGCATAAATAGGGACTTTTTAGCCTTTTTCGTTCGGTAAGGACTTCATCGTCGGGATGAAATCGGTCATATTGATATAGTCCCTCTATAACCTGATTTACTGTCCTATTTTCTCGATTCTCGAAAATGTCAATCTTCAATCAGGTCATACTATGAATCACTTTTACATCGTGTATGTGTACGATTTGATGTAAATGATGTATGCTCTTATGACTAACTTCTGATTTTATAAGAGAAGTCCTGACATTCCCGATACGGGAACATCAGGACTATATTATTTTACTCATTTTTGAAGTATAAGTCAAGACCTTCAAATTCGGAACGCTTGAGTTCCTTTGTCACATCGATGTAGATATTAAGCGTGGTGGAAATATCCTTGTGACCAAGAGTGTCCTGAATTACCTTCACATTCACTCCTGCTTCGCACATTCTTGTCCCAAAAGTGTGACGAAGTGCGTGAGAATTTATATAACTCAATCCTGCTGACTTTAATATTCGCTTGTGTAGCGTTACAGTGGAGTATGGGTGTTGCAATAGAGATGCACATATTTGCCCTAACACGCCATCTCTCAAACATAGCGTCGTGCTATATTCTGCCGTATAAACTTATATCGGTTTTGTGCACAATTTATGTCGGGTTTGTTTATTTTTTATCTCCTAGAGATATAGTATACTAAAACTACAGCCCACGGAGATAAAAAAACCGGCGGGACAACGAATGAAAGGTGATGTAAAATGAAAGGAATGAAAAAACTGGCAGCCCTGCTGATAGCGGCACTTCTGGCGCTTTCGGCGGCGGCATGCAGCGGCGGGGACGCTCCCGGCTCCTCGGAGGAGGAAAAGGGTTCCTCGGGCGAGACCTCGTCCGCCGTTTCCCCTTCGGAGCAGGACACGGCTGGCGACAGCCCCTTCGACGAGGACGGCAGGTATAAGGAGCCGGTGACCATTACCTACAGCAAGGTTATGTACCCCGGCGCGAAATTCCCGGCAGACCAGTCGCCGGAGCAGAACTACATCAACGATTTCCTCAAAGAGCGCTACAATATCGAGATGAAGCTGGCCTGGAGCGCGGAGGCTTCCGAATACAACAACAAGCTCTCCATCAATATCGCCTCCGGCGAGCTCTGCGACTTGATGTATGTGGACAAGTACCTCACCTTCCGGCAGATGGCCGAGAACGACCTTTTGGCCGACCTGACGGAGGTCTATCCTAAGTATCGGGGGGCTACCCTGGAGCTGGTGGACAACAGCTTTGAGAACAGGAACATTGAGGCGGTCACAGTGGAGGGCAAACAGCTGGCCATTCCCGGAAGCAACCTGGGCTATGCGCAGAATTTGCTGTGGATGCGCAAGGACTGGCTGGACGCTCTCGAACTGGAGGTGCCCAAGACCCTTGACGAGATCGCGGCGGCCCTGGAGGCCTTTGTAACCAGGGACCCGGACGGCAACGGACAGGATGATACTGTAGGCCTAGTGGTGCAGGCAACGAAGCCCGTGCTTGGCTACGCCAATAACTACGGCCTGGAGTCTGTGTTTAACGCCTTTGACGTGTTCCCCACGCAGTGGCTCAAGGACGAGGAGGGGAAGGTCTACTACGGCTCCACCGACCCCAAGATGAAGGAGGCCCTCACTCTCTTGGCCGACTGGTATCAGCGGGGGCTTATCGACAAGCAGTTCCCCACCCGCATTGGCTCCGGGGAGACGGAGGCTCTATGGACCTCGGGCACCGCGGGGGCTAAGTTCGGGGCCTGGTGGGCCATTGCCAACGACGCCCTGGCCAATACCCCCGATATTGAGTATGTGGCGATACCCGGCCCGGTGAACAGCAAGGGCGAGTTTAACTATATGACCGGCTCCCCCACAGAGAGCGTCTGTGTTGTGAGCAAGGACTGCGAGCACCCGGAGGCCGCCGTTATAGCCCTGGCAGCCAACAACGAGGTCGTTCGCGGCACGCAGGACCCGGAGGACGAGATAGCCTGCAAGTATGCCGCACAGAGTCTGGAAATGCGCAACAGCGGCGCTGTGGACGACGCGGGCGGCAGGAGCCTGAATGTCCTGGGGGCGCTCACCTTCGATTATTTCGACGTGGTACCAAAGTTGAGCGTCTGCGTTAAGGATAACGTGGAGAACGGCTCTTACACAGAATATCCCGGCATGACGGATTATGACAGGAGCCAGTGCGTCGCCGCCAAGAAGTTTGCCGACGGCGACAAGGACGAGATGGGCTTCTGGGCCTACTGGACCCGTTATGTGGGCGGCAACGTCACCAAGGAGGGCAGCCCGGTCTACCCCGCCTACTACTACGAGACAGAATCCTCCACCACATTAAAGGCTGCGCTGGACAAGCTGGAGGACGAGATGTACCTTCAGATAATAGTGGGCGACAAGCCGGTGGATTATTTCGACGAGTTTGTCAGCCAGTGGAAGGCTCTGGGCGGCGACACCCTGACCGCGGAAGTTCAGGCCATAGTCGACAAGGGGTAATATAAAAATTGCCTGCGGGGAGGGTGCGCCTGGGTTGCCGGGCGTGCCCTTGCCGTTTTGGCGGGCTTTTAAGGAGGTCTTACTTAGTGTATAATAAGAAAAATGCCAGATACTATCACGCCATGCTCCTGCCGGGAATGATATTTCTTGTGATATTCTCCATCGTTCCTATGTTCGGCATAGTCATGGCTTTTCAGAATTTTGTTCCGGCAAAGGGCATCTTCGGTTCAAAGTTCGTGGGACTGGCCCAGTTCCAGCGGTTGTTTATGCTTCCGGATTTCCGGCAGATCCTGGAGAACACCCTGATAATCGCCCTGTCAAAGATCCTTCTGGGCACACTGCTGGCGGTGGTGTTCGCGGTGCTGCTCAACGAGTGCAAAAACGTGCGGTATAAGCGGTTCATTCAAACGGCGGTGTATCTGCCGCACTTTCTTTCCTGGGTCATACTGGCGGTGATGTTCAGCAATATCTTCTCCTATACCGGCATAATCAACCAGATCATAATGGCCTTTGGCGGGGAGCCGGTGATGTTTATGATAAGCAACACCTGGTTTCGGCCCATTATCATTGGCACGGACGTCTGGAAGGAGTTTGGCTATAACGCGGTGATATATGTGGCGGCTATGACCAGCATTGACCCCACCCTCTATGAGGCCGCGGACATCGACGGCGCGGGCCGCTGGAAGAAGATCATGAATATCACCATACCGGGGATACTTCCCACTATAATACTCATGGGGACTTTAAGCATCGGCAATGTGCTCAATGCCGGGTTCGACCAGGTGTTCAATATGTATTCCCCCCTGGTCTACCGCACCGGGGACATTATCGACACTTATGTCTATAGGGAGGGCCTTGTGAATATACAGTACAGCTTCGCCACGGCGGTGGGGCTCTTCAAATCGGTAATAAGCTTCGGCCTGCTGGCCCTGGCGTATAAGCTTGCGGACAAGTTCTGCGGGTACAGGATATTCTAGGGAGGGGACTTAACATGAAGAAAAAAGAAACGCCGGAACGCCGGAAACCTGCGGCGGCAGACATAATTATCGGGGCGACCCTGCTGTTCTGCGGGCTCATATGCCTTGTGCCCATACTCAACACTGTGGCCATCTCCTTTAGCGATCGCACCAGCGCCGCTTTGGGGAAGGTCAGCTTCTTGCCGGTGAATTTCACCCTATCCTCGTATAAGGCCATGATGGAGGAGCGGCAGTTCGGGCAGTCCTTTATGATATCAGTGTTGAGAGTGATACTGGGCGGGTCCATAAATATGATACTCTCCATACTCATGGCGTATCCCCTGTCAAAGAGCCCCAGGGTGTTTAAGAGCAAGAAGTTTTATATGTGGTTCGTGGTGTTCACTATGATGTTCAACGGCGGCTTGGTGCCCACCTTCATGGTAATACGGCATCTGGGCTTAATGGACACCATATGGGCCCTGGTGCTCCCCACGGCGGTGCCGGTGTTCAATGTGATACTGCTGATGAACTTTTTTAAGAACATACCCGCTGCCCTGGAGGAGGCGGCCTATGTGGACGGAGCCAGTCCCTGGTATATCCTCTGGCATATTTTCGTGCCCCTTTCCAAGGCCTCGCTGGCCACAATAGCCCTGTTCGCGGTGGTGAACCACTGGAACAGCTTCTTTGACGGGAAGCTCTATATCAATTCCCTTTCAAAGCTGCCGCTACAGACATATATCCAGTCCCTCTCGGCCACCCTGGACCCGACGCAGATGGCAACCATGTCCCCGGAGGAGATAAAGGAGAAGTTGGCCATGTCCAGCCTGACGTTCAACTCGGCGAAGGTCGTGGTGTCTATGGTGCCCATACTGGTGATATATCCCTTCCTTCAAAAATATTTTGTAACAGGTATAGTGATGGGCGCCGTGAAAGAGTAAACTATAGAAACGGAGGATCATATTGTGAAAGCTAAAGAGTACAAAATAGGTAAGCTCAACTGCCGGTTCTGGAGCGGGGAGGCGGGACTGCCGCTGCTGGTGGTACTGGACGAGCCGGAGTATAGGGCCCGGCCCGAGATATTCCTCGACGAGAGATTCCAGGAGAGACACCCCTGTGCCCTGCTGTGGGTGCAGAGCGAAGAGGACCTGACGGAATGGGAGCAGGGGCGGGACCTTCGCACGCTCCTCTTTGAGCTGGAGCAGGAGACGGACGGGTGCAGAAGATATCTGGTGGGCGGAGCCGCTGCCTGGGCCATCGGTTCCCGCTTTCCCAGGCTCTTTGCCGGCGTTTTGGCTCTTGGAGGGCGGGGTGACCCTTATGCCGCCAGGAACATGAAGTTCACGCCTGTGTGGGCCTTTGGACAGGGTGAGCCGGAGGACAGGAAGGTGCCCGCAGCACCAAAGTACCTTGCCGCCGCCATACGCACCTGCGGGGGACAATGTGTGCGGTATACGAACGTGCCGGAGGGAGATGTCTGGTCAGCCTGTTTTGGTAATGATGCGGTGGTTGACTGGCTGTTCCGGCAGGACAGGAAAAACGCGTTCGAGGTGACTTACCTCTGCCCGGGATTGTTCCGCATTGACGATTATTTTACCTCGTCGG encodes the following:
- a CDS encoding recombinase family protein, with translation MTVTDISREPQKPEIIRFAAYCRVSSKSADQLHSFAAQIRYYKDYECKNPQYKLVDVYADEGLSGTDMKKRDEQNRLIRDCKLGKIDRIITKSVSRFARNTQELLVALRTLKELGVSIYFEEQGIDSDKMNMEMLVTFPGMAAQQESVNISDHLRRSYQMRMESGEFNCNAPAYGFEIVDGQMVVKEDEAAVIRRIFDLYLQGVGKQNIANILNAEGVPRRYGQKKWHHTTVDYVVKNERYMGDALLQKEYTTDTVPFRKKRNHGEKVQYYVENSNPAIVSREVFQAAQRLQESRITTTSRENNSILSGILRCPDCGSTFRRQLLRGTMYWMCSDKAAGATNCQSRRVRENAVYDTFCLMVDKLASHRQDLLGTIIHQLEVMQNRGSENQERIRQIDKQIADLSAQNLVVARLHTNGVLNATDFAAQSSVISNKINALRLDRKKALAEDEDDELIYTMKSLDDTLAGYVPGAVFSQALFEKIVQSITVVDNSKLNFHLIGGLALTEQIPENARCRTA
- a CDS encoding recombinase family protein, with product MKKRNIPFGYQYQNGMITTHPQEVAVLNRIFSEYQKGLSLLDIANQLNDENIEYQPGVTGWNKSRIMRLIEDERYTGKDNFPAIIDKGTHQAIVEMKAHKNTQHGTDRSSEIFHIDVSVICPVCGSKMNRRHDSRFKKCQQRWICSNAECHMAIYKADSDLLDDITVLLNRVIVNPGLVQIPLVDESISVQTLKAGNEIARTLDTLDYDKNTLREKMLECVSLKYTDIDSAPYIAHRLKATLADAEPLSAFSLALFKRTVQTFRLEKDGTVSITLINNQTIRKEDEDATNDSYSAESSAENPGENQHS
- a CDS encoding recombinase family protein, with translation MQPTTATPQKVVRKIPAKINIAEEIKQAHRQLRVAAYCRVSTAQEEQLNSYDVQVRYYTEKIRSEPKWAFVGIFADRGLSGTSTKKRDEFNKMIKQCRRGKIDMIITKSISRFARNTADVLKYVRMLKEIGVDIFFEEQNIHSTQPGAEFYITIYGSIAQSESENISANVIWGKNQSAKEGKVAFHYKNFLGYRRGEDGKPEIDPEEAKTVKLIYERFLAGDSMRGIVEMLDNMDVPIPGGQGKWHRSTICSILQNERYKGDAIINKTYVVDCLSKKVKRNDGKARPMYFVENNHPAIIDPATFGRAQEELARRTGKRKVKQKGTKTEQGRYSSKYALTELLVCGECGTPYRRCTWTVKGEKKPVWRCINRLDFGKKYCHHSPTMEEGVLQEAVMAAIMRMAKQSADVLGTLKLHIGMGLKNDDGENNRLDIQIRIAEIDAEFKAMLQAIATDTVEEFDEQRATALMAEKNSLEQQLAQYDNAQQEKENAESRLDEIFTILDGLENHPMEYDDRLVRQVLECVVVELKEKIKVIFAGGLEVEQTIPV
- a CDS encoding recombinase family protein; protein product: MKLSSLESKIFGKVCYGFRRDKNKRIEIVEQDAEIVREMFDLCLEGKSLEKIQEHLHKQGVPSPSGRTVWSRDVLNKLLNNYKYTFGIIDHATYFAVEEMKSSRCRNPNRNIEDDEEWNEQVSLNCSGSMLQYELGYSKLLSKNKQKGTNLTMEWDKYLGAIASALAILGALFAWIKWLFHIKTNSEDLRNLAYHGNIKDYINCQYTIEGWNGKRGKIDRLLPKLLFKNRQVGMVLVLGESGVGKSFLCVKAYHRLILRTVLKQHRLKYFNASELENFDKLRNDPNAKKRYYF
- a CDS encoding IS5 family transposase (programmed frameshift) yields the protein MRKSYPSDISRKQFEEIREELSRVKKLTHPRSYDLYDIFCAVLYLLKEGCTWRAIPHDFPKWQNVRYHYDIWSNPDENGVSVLDRVLRKLVEAEREKNGRKAQTTMIIVDSKSIQNADTAEEKGYDAGKKLSGIKLHIGVDILGLPHAIMVTTANVTDRTGAIDMVDYYCDVTDHLSALKKIMADGGYTGETFANSIKDLSGAEVEVVKRNELHTFAVLPKRWIVERSFAWLDKCRRLWKNCERKLQNSFQMFSLAFIRLLLNRC
- a CDS encoding zinc-ribbon domain-containing protein; translation: MPKNVWWKCKTCGNEWKSVVYVRIKGDVVMKETKYHLYLRTCLVSSQPSGPVIK
- a CDS encoding tyrosine-type recombinase/integrase; this translates as MLGQICASLLQHPYSTVTLHKRILKSAGLSYINSHALRHTFGTRMCEAGVNVKVIQDTLGHKDISTTLNIYIDVTKELKRSEFEGLDLYFKNE
- a CDS encoding type 2 periplasmic-binding domain-containing protein codes for the protein MKKLAALLIAALLALSAAACSGGDAPGSSEEEKGSSGETSSAVSPSEQDTAGDSPFDEDGRYKEPVTITYSKVMYPGAKFPADQSPEQNYINDFLKERYNIEMKLAWSAEASEYNNKLSINIASGELCDLMYVDKYLTFRQMAENDLLADLTEVYPKYRGATLELVDNSFENRNIEAVTVEGKQLAIPGSNLGYAQNLLWMRKDWLDALELEVPKTLDEIAAALEAFVTRDPDGNGQDDTVGLVVQATKPVLGYANNYGLESVFNAFDVFPTQWLKDEEGKVYYGSTDPKMKEALTLLADWYQRGLIDKQFPTRIGSGETEALWTSGTAGAKFGAWWAIANDALANTPDIEYVAIPGPVNSKGEFNYMTGSPTESVCVVSKDCEHPEAAVIALAANNEVVRGTQDPEDEIACKYAAQSLEMRNSGAVDDAGGRSLNVLGALTFDYFDVVPKLSVCVKDNVENGSYTEYPGMTDYDRSQCVAAKKFADGDKDEMGFWAYWTRYVGGNVTKEGSPVYPAYYYETESSTTLKAALDKLEDEMYLQIIVGDKPVDYFDEFVSQWKALGGDTLTAEVQAIVDKG
- a CDS encoding ABC transporter permease, which encodes MLLPGMIFLVIFSIVPMFGIVMAFQNFVPAKGIFGSKFVGLAQFQRLFMLPDFRQILENTLIIALSKILLGTLLAVVFAVLLNECKNVRYKRFIQTAVYLPHFLSWVILAVMFSNIFSYTGIINQIIMAFGGEPVMFMISNTWFRPIIIGTDVWKEFGYNAVIYVAAMTSIDPTLYEAADIDGAGRWKKIMNITIPGILPTIILMGTLSIGNVLNAGFDQVFNMYSPLVYRTGDIIDTYVYREGLVNIQYSFATAVGLFKSVISFGLLALAYKLADKFCGYRIF
- a CDS encoding carbohydrate ABC transporter permease, with product MKKKETPERRKPAAADIIIGATLLFCGLICLVPILNTVAISFSDRTSAALGKVSFLPVNFTLSSYKAMMEERQFGQSFMISVLRVILGGSINMILSILMAYPLSKSPRVFKSKKFYMWFVVFTMMFNGGLVPTFMVIRHLGLMDTIWALVLPTAVPVFNVILLMNFFKNIPAALEEAAYVDGASPWYILWHIFVPLSKASLATIALFAVVNHWNSFFDGKLYINSLSKLPLQTYIQSLSATLDPTQMATMSPEEIKEKLAMSSLTFNSAKVVVSMVPILVIYPFLQKYFVTGIVMGAVKE